A genomic region of Vitis vinifera cultivar Pinot Noir 40024 chromosome 7, ASM3070453v1 contains the following coding sequences:
- the LOC100251110 gene encoding BTB/POZ domain-containing protein At1g03010 isoform X3, with protein sequence MLRCVAHFLEMTEEFAEKNLETRTEGYLKETVFPNISSSISVLHQCETLLPIPEEVNLVSRIITAIANNACKEQLTSGLSKLDHNFPSKPIPTVEPETPSDWWGKSLTVLNLDFFQRVLSAVKSKGLKQDLISKILINYAHNSLQGLAVRDPQLVKGSFLDLELQKKQRVIVEAIVSLLPTQSRKSSVPMAFLSSLLKTAISASASTACRSDLERRIGLQLDQAILEDILIPANSHGNNHGPIYDTDSILRIFSIFLNLDEDDDEDNHLRDESEMVYDFDSPGSPKQSSIIKVSKLLDNYLAEVALDSNLTPSKFIALSELLPDHARIVNDGLYRAADIFLKVHPNIKDSERYRLCKTIDSQKLSQEACSHAAQNERLPVQMAVQVLYFEQIRLRNAMNGGHNQFFFGSVNGQFPQRSSSGAGSGAISPRDNYASVRRENRELKLEVARMRMRLTDLEKDHVSMKQELVRSHPANKIFKSFTKKLCKLNTLFRIRDIKPIGGKANSETRFLFPKRRRHSVS encoded by the exons GATATCTTAAGGAAACGGTGTTTCCAAACATATCAAGCTCCATATCTGTTCTTCACCAATGTGAAACCCTTCTGCCCATTCCAGAAGAGGTCAATCTTGTTAGCAGGATCATCACTGCAATTGCAAATAATGCATGTAAAGAGCAGCTCACCTCTGGCCTATCTAAACTTGACCACAACTTCCCTTCAAAGCCTATCCCAACCGTGGAGCCGGAAACACCCTCAGACTGGTGGGGTAAATCCCTTACAGTGCTTAATCTTGATTTCTTTCAGCGTGTCCTATCTGCTGTGAAATCAAAGGGTTTGAAACAGGACCTGATCAGCAAGATTTTGATAAACTATGCTCATAATTCTCTTCAGGGTCTTGCTGTCAGGGACCCCCAATTGGTTAAGGGAAGTTTCTTGGACTTGGAACTGCAGAAGAAGCAAAGGGTTATTGTTGAAGCCATAGTCAGTTTACTACCAACCCAATCCAGGAAGAGCTCAGTTCCAATGGCATTTCTTTCAAGTTTGTTGAAGACTGCAATATCAGCCTCTGCATCTACTGCTTGCAGATCAGATTTAGAGAGGCGGATAGGCCTGCAGCTGGACCAGGCAATTCTTGAAGACATCCTCATTCCTGCAAACTCACATGGAAACAACCACGGCCCAATCTATGATACAGATTCAATCTTGAGGatcttctccattttcttgaACTTGGATGAGGATGACGATGAAGATAATCACCTGAGGGATGAAAGTGAAATGGTTTATGATTTTGACAGCCCTGGATCTCCCAAACAGAGTTCGATTATTAAGGTATCAAAACTACTGGACAACTATCTTGCAGAAGTTGCTCTAGATTCCAACCTGACTCCATCAAAATTCATAGCACTATCAGAACTACTTCCAGACCATGCTCGAATAGTGAACGATGGATTGTACAGAGCTGCGGATATCTTCCTCAAG GTTCACCCAAATATCAAAGATTCTGAACGCTACCGCCTTTGCAAAACCATTGACAGCCAGAAACTATCTCAAGAGGCCTGCAGCCATGCAGCTCAGAATGAAAGGCTACCTGTCCAGATGGCAGTGCAGGTTCTGTACTTTGAGCAAATCAGGCTTCGCAATGCGATGAACGGCGGCCATAACCAGTTCTTCTTTGGCTCAGTCAATGGCCAGTTCCCTCAACGGTCAAGCAGCGGAGCAGGGAGCGGCGCCATCTCCCCAAGAGACAACTATGCATCAGTGAGGAGAGAGAACAGAGAGCTGAAGCTTGAAGTTGCAAGAATGAGGATGAGGCTAACCGACTTAGAAAAAGACCATGTCTCTATGAAACAAGAGCTTGTAAGATCACATCCTGCCAATAAGATATTCAAATCATTCACCAAAAAGTTATGCAAGCTGAATACCTTATTCAGGATCAGAGACATTAAGCCCATAGGTGGCAAGGCTAATTCAGAAACTCGGTTTTTATTCCCAAAGAGAAGGCGTCACTCTGTATCATGA